One stretch of Musicola paradisiaca NCPPB 2511 DNA includes these proteins:
- a CDS encoding class I SAM-dependent methyltransferase, producing MISTAPISFSEAERLSQIFDADNREEWQKTSHILRVLNLRPDSVIADVGAGTGYFSSLFAERLTAGTVYALDTEPNMVSYMERRFATPAYTHIRVGLSQHSDPCLPAGLDVVFMANVYRFIRERQAFLAQLYRQIDAATRVVFVDFKGSQSRVGPQQAQAEVVAAGFCGG from the coding sequence ATGATATCCACAGCCCCCATCAGTTTTTCCGAAGCCGAGCGTCTGAGCCAGATTTTTGACGCGGACAATCGCGAAGAGTGGCAGAAGACTTCCCATATTCTGCGGGTATTGAACCTGCGGCCCGATAGCGTGATCGCCGATGTGGGGGCGGGAACCGGGTATTTCTCCAGCCTGTTCGCCGAGCGGCTGACGGCCGGTACGGTTTATGCGCTCGATACCGAACCCAACATGGTGAGTTATATGGAGCGGCGTTTTGCGACGCCAGCGTACACCCATATTCGCGTTGGCCTGAGCCAGCATAGCGATCCTTGCCTGCCGGCCGGGCTGGATGTGGTGTTTATGGCCAATGTTTACCGTTTCATCCGGGAGCGACAGGCGTTTCTGGCGCAGCTTTACCGCCAGATTGACGCCGCAACCCGCGTCGTGTTCGTGGATTTCAAAGGCAGTCAAAGCCGCGTTGGGCCTCAGCAGGCGCAGGCGGAAGTGGTCGCCGCCGGTTTTTGTGGTGGATGA